A DNA window from Oryzias latipes chromosome 5, ASM223467v1 contains the following coding sequences:
- the LOC101161799 gene encoding LHFPL tetraspan subfamily member 5 protein, translating into MLPAQEAAKIYHTNYVRNARAVGVMWTILTITFAVITVVVFIQPYWIGDSVHTPQAGYFGLFHYCIGNALTSELTCKGSALDFGSIPSGAFKTAMFFVGISMLLIVGSIVCFSLFFFCNAGSVYKICAWMQLASCTCMVIGCMIYPDGWDSEEVKRMCGQRTDKYTLGNCTVRWAYILAIISIMDSLILSFVAFSLGNRQDKLLPEDFQVEEKDNA; encoded by the exons atgctGCCCGCTCAGGAAGCAGCCAAGATCTATCACACCAACTACGTGCGCAACGCGCGAGCCGTGGGCGTCATGTGGACGATCCTCACCATCACCTTTGCCGTGATCACCGTGGTCGTGTTCATCCAGCCTTACTGGATCGGGGACAGCGTCCACACCCCGCAGGCCGGCTACTTCGGCCTCTTCCACTACTGCATCGGGAACGCGCTCACCTCGGAGCTCACCTGCAAAGGGAGCGCGCTGGACTTCGGCTCCATCCCGTCCGGAGCATTTAAGACGGCCATGTTCTTCGTGGGGATCTCCATGCTGCTGATCGTGGGCAGCATCGTCTGCTTCagcctcttcttcttctgcaacGCGGGAAGCGTCTATAAGATCTGCGCCTGGATGCAGCTGGCCTCCT GTACCTGCATGGTGATTGGCTGCATGATCTATCCTGATGGTTGGGACTCAGAGGAGGTAAAGCGCATGTGCGGTCAGCGGACTGACAAATACACCCTGGGAAACTGCACGGTGCGCTGGGCGTACATCCTGGCCATCATCAGCATCATGGACTCGCTCATCCTCTCCTTTGTTGCCTTCAGCCTGGGCAACCGGCAGGACAAGCTGCTACCTGAAGACTTCCAGGTGGAGGAAAAAG ATAATGCATAA